The Mytilus edulis chromosome 4, xbMytEdul2.2, whole genome shotgun sequence nucleotide sequence tatcgagtcgatatttattgattaaactcgggtgatatttaaataatgtttaactagttctatttcaacaaattatatcacaaaacaatatagactattttttaatttgaatttcaatttggtgttgcaatactgtTTTCCTGTGTATGTATAACCTGCTTTGTCATTTGATAACGTATTGTATGTTTGTGTAGAGAGGATGAAAACTGCTGTCCTTTTCTATCTGTGGCGTTGTTAATAATTTGATTTCGGCTCATTTTCCCCTGTAACAATCAATATGACTCTTGCTTGCCTTAGTGCAAAAATCAGgtattttttcgtcttttttaattttaactaaAAAATTCGAGACAGAATTGACCATTTTATAAATGTTAACATTCAAATCAAATTTAAGGATGAAATCGTTTTAAACTACTTTTAAGGTGTCCTTTTATCaatacattcttttaatttttttacatggAGTAGTTCAAATATATTTCATGCCTACACCTtataaaaaatatggcttatttatATCATTCTAACCACTATTTGATCTATAGTAAGAGATGGCATTTAGAAAGATTTTGACGGTGTTTTTCAACAAGGATTTTAATTAGATGTGATTTATAAACAGTTCTAAAGACCAACTGCAATCTGAAGGcacaatttatacatttttgaggAAATAGCgaacttttttatttgttttacgttTCCCATTCTATTTTCAAAggtaattttaaaaatcaaaacatcgtgcGTGTTCTTTAAACATAATTCTTGTCATTGAAAATCTTCCTTTGTAAAGAACTGATTCCAAAAACAAAGATCTATTAATTAATTTAGTTTGGtagatttatatatcaaacagtCAATATGTCAGTGGGGACTATTTACCCCACTACTTGGCAATGTTTTTATAATCATCTTGACGCAGAAATTATATATACCttatttaaaaaacacaaaaactttatgcAAAATTCTTTCCACCTCGAGTGAAATAAATCAGAGACTAACAAGTAATAGGTTACAAAATAACGTTTACAAGGGTACcgtctttaccatgtttacgggAGAAATTGTGAAAACGATATCTCAAGTATTTTCTATTTTCGAAATCTGGCATACAACCCGTTTCAAAACACTAAAGCAAGTTACTGAATAATGCcaacatttttataaatacacTTACAACATTTTGGTAGAATTTTCATAGTGTGAATCTAGATATTCTATGTAAGCAATATCACATATAAACCCGTACTTCTTTTTGCTCACGGTTTGCATTGTCACCCATGCTTTCGATGTGAAGAcaaaaccagttgttgacatgacacgggttatgttcttctcatatatgttatgatggtatgatactaaacccctaacgggaaggattgtgcctgatgttcatatgatgaaatcataatctttcagtcagtttaattgaagtctggagctggcatgtcagttaactgctagtagtctgtttttatttatgtattattgtcattttgtttattttctttggttacatcttctgacatcagactcggacttctcttgaactgaattttaatgtgcgtattgttatgcgtttacttttctacattggctagatgtactagtatagggggagggttgagatctcacaaacatgtttaaccccgccgcatttttgcgcctgtcccaagtcaggagcctctggcctttgttagtcttgtattattttaattttagtttcttgtgtacaatttggaaattagtatggcgttcattatcaataaactagtatatatttgtttaggggccagttgaaggacgcctccgggtgcgggaatttctcgctacattgaagacctgttggtgaccttctgctgttgtttttttctatggtcgggttgttgtctctttggcacattccccatttccattctcaattttacacatTGTATTAAGCACGCACTGATGGTATATAGTCCTTGAATTTCATTAGGCATGACACGTAAGCCAGAACCCAAGTATATATGTAGCACCATTCATCGGTCATTCAAAGACGAAAATATATACGATGCATAGATGATAATCGTAAAGTGGCACTTTCATAGTTATTTAATATGAACATAAAAACGAATGTGCAGGCAAGAGTCTTGATTACTTGACCACAGGTATTTACTTTTCAAGATTATCACGATTATTTGTCTCGATTTGCCGTATGACGCTTTTACTACAGTTGCTTTTTTAACACAGACTTAATGACATTGATTCTAAAAAATACtcatatatgatttttttttcaaattatgaatgtgagtatagaatatatatataaaccaaaaTAATTTCTGGGTAATTCACCATTTGCTTCGTGAACAGAAACAAAATTCTATATCATCACTGGAATATAGAAGTCTTTATCGGTTTACCGATTTCAGTTCtccttttgtcattttttttggcGAAcctttttatgaatgaaattatGAGCGTAGGTGAAGGGAAATATTTGTGGTATTTTAAACAGATATGTGTTACTAAAAATAAGAATGTGACCTACAATGGCTATTGTTGacgttttaaattatttttggcCTATTCAAAGCTCCTTTCAAATTATACACGGATGTGTTAACTGAAAAGGTGGAATTACCTGAAAAATACTTCTTGTTGAAAGTAACGCTTTTTCGATTACACTTATTAACCAGCTAGTTATTGGGTATGGAAGGGATGGTAGCTAACTGAGATTTTAAATGTAAGTAATACagaaacaaaattatttcaattatttttcgaTACGCATTAAATGCAATTGAACGAAGAGTGACACAGAAAAAACGGTATAGTTTTTCCTTCGACGTACATAACTTTGTTTTCCCAAGTTGTTCTGCATGTTTGCTTAAATTGATTATACCAAAGGAATATTCACGCTTGCTAAACGAGTCAGTATTATGGTAATTAGATGGTTGGactaaaagtaaaataagttATAATAAGCACTTTAAAAgcgaaattttgtaaattttaagaatttttgttACAGGTAATATATTTTTGGGGAATTTATTCATGATGGTTATcttgttttgtattttgattatttCCAACTTGACCTtacattacatacattacatacttaTATTTTCAGGAAAGCGAATATGTCATTAGCGACACTTCTGTTTTCCTTCTTTAGTCTGCTGCTTGTATATACAGGTAACGTAACGTTAATAAGTCAGTAGGACATTTATTTATATTCGGAGGAAGATTTCACCCTACTGATTTTTTAACAGCAATTATAAGAGGTATAAAAAAAGTCCCCAGTTCGCTTTCAATTTTATGAAGATGTACCGAACAAGGATTGAAGTTCAACATATAAATTCATTCCATGCATGCGGTCTTTAACATAAAAatcatttgcatttaaaaaaaacgtgtTGCTAATAtcaaataagagaaaaaaatatatccagATCTTCATATGTCTTCGATTTCAATCCGCAATCATTTTTTCATTCTTCAACTTCTAGTTGTCTTGTGTTGTCATGCTTGTCCATCAGTGTTCGCTTATTATCTTGATTTGTCTTTCCCTCATCAATTTACACGATTTCAACAAtgataaactactgttgccttaatttagcTATATAGTTGTTTTCAACTGACGTAAAATACCTGTTAATACAAATTTTAGATTGACCACCAACAATTTATTTAACTGCTTGATAACAAATCACGAAAATACCCATACAAATTctttgttatcaaaggtaccaggcttataattttatacgccagacgcactttTTGTCAACATTAGACTCACCAACGACTCCCagatttaaattgttaaaaatccaGACAAGTATTAAGTTGAAGAGTATAAATTTTGTAGAAGGTTGCATTAGAAGTTCTGGAAATTCAAACCCAGACAAACTTACATACAAAGTAAATAACCAAACAGATCCTGAAAATCATCGACTAGATTGTACAGATAATGAGACACAAGCTTTAGCCTGTTTGAATGGAGGGTCATGCTTTGCTGTATATGTAGCAGACAGAGTAGTAGAATGTGCGTAAGTACATGAATATACTCACCATAGTTATGTATATGTGTGTTTTCTATACCCcctccaaaacaaaaaaaaagaaaaaaaagaaagaagaaaattcTAAATATAAAGGAGCTTGATTATCAAATTTAAAGATGAAACCGAGTTGATCTTAAAAAACATTGTTAGTAAATGATAAGTTTAATCTAATTTGCAATCATGTGTTGTAGGAAGATTTATGCACAAAGAAGTTGTAAATCGTACTTAGTCAAAACCAGTTAACTATTTTGCAAACCAATGTGAAAAgtacttgcttttttttttaattgatagttaatcaattttcttttttcagatgtttaaataaatatattggtAAACGTTGTGAAATGATAGACCCGGAAATAATATTTGACCAATCAGCAAGTAAGCTTTATATCACACATCTGATAAATAATGCGAATGTAGATTAAAAAGAATATCAAACACTTTGAATACGAATGATAAAAAACGAGGACATAATTATATTTAGTGTGGTAATGTCCTCGCCCATGAAATTCGGGTAATAGTTCTATTTACGTTTAATGGCAAAATAGCTTAATCGTTAGGATGATCAGATGACAGAGCTAATTCTGTTTAAATCATTTTCAGTATTGCTATGCATGTGTTCATTTTCAATCGTTCGGTGAAGTAAGATTTACGACTTTTACAATATTTAATCAATGATACAGAAGATAAAACCAAACTTCTTAGCGCACATCAAACTGAATCGGATTGAATACCATTTATGTCGGATTGCATACcatttatgaataaaaggataTGCTGTGTATGTGTCAGTTACCCAACTACATAATCAATCGAGAGATCTTAAAGTTAAAagttcacaaaatatattttgatttcaaacGACTAATGTGTGTAAAAGTTAAGTTTACATACTAAAAAGAAATTATCAGACAAGTCTTCCATGCATAtgatcatttgtttttttaaatacatgtttttcttttaaacaggAGAGAAAGTAGTCAGAATTGGATTCATTTCAGGTTTTACAGCATTAATCATCTTATTGGTTATCGTTATTCTGATACTTATATGGTGTAAAATAAGGAGGTAAGTTTGTGTTTTTAAGTTTGGTAATTAGATCATTGCTATATTAAAACATGTCAAACATGTACACATTTAGTTGCGTGTCTTTTAAATTACCTGCTGCAAATATTTTAACGTTTCCTTTCACTATCAAAACTACATTAGATGAAATATGAGACAGATATCATATAGACTTTATTAACATTCATTTGACACAAAAGCCCCAAAAGGAATACTTCCTTCATGTTTCGTGAAATCTCCTCATCAAGTTAATTCGAAACCGGCTAGCATGTATTTTGAATGATCAGACATTCGGAAGAAAGAACCGTTTTGAATGTTACATATTACCTATTCTTTTAATTCCAACTTTTTCAGATGAAGCACTTTAGTTGAGAGATCCTCTTGAGGTGAATAATCCCTTATCCGTTATAAATTAATCAGCTTCTCTGGAAAATCTTTTTATTGTAAAACTTCTTCTTTGTACACTTATAGACACTGCCACAACACTTAATTATATATATCTAAACTGGTATATACAGTCATATTCAAAATCTAAAACTTGATCGATTAGCAACTGTCATTTTGTCCTCTGTCTCACTTTTGACTCTTTCTTTATGATTAGAATATATCAAGAATACacattgaaaactaaaaattGCTCAActcaacaaaaatatataagaagatgtggtatgagtgccaatgagacaactctcaatcaaagtcacaatttgtaaaagtaaaccattatagctcgaagtacggtcttcaacacggaggcTTGGGTCACACCGACAGGAAGTGTCTGTTTCGCCCCTTTATCATACGTATGACATACCGATGGATGCACATATACAATCTTAAACCTGCTCGTAATGTCCCACTATCATTGACACCTTAACAAACTTACGgacttatttattattatactaATAATATTAAACTTGCTGGACTCAGCTAAAGTATTTTTctccttaaggaggctcgagggtataaaaatttcagaaaaaaatcaaacaattgtttttcattacaaattctatttatttccttttgtagttgttactttatcatatggtacaaaaatcattcaaaacaatcaattcgtgttggccccagatgactttcaaaatgtatacatcattgaaaaagttccaaattatctccctttggttaaaaaatgcaattttttggctctaaaattgaaatatctttttcaactcatcggtgacctatcttttttaatataatttccatataagctgtacttaaactaaactattgtgaaattttagcgatttctgtaataaatttctttttttttctctcgatattacctttatccctcctattacttcaacagaaaaaaaaacgcctttacaaaaatgtatgctgcTTTCGAAGGCaaattgtgagcgcaaatgaacggtgaccccacttttttattttatttttctattaactataagataaagttcatttatagaaaactatagagaaatcctatataaatgatttagacccgcgaacccccttaatcATACTTATGATTAACTGAAAATTGCATGTTAAAATCTAACAAAAACTAATTCGTAGTTAACATCTATCATATTCACCTGAGCAACTTTGttcatatatatttgttcatattCTTAGAATATATGCAGAATACCCAATACAATCTCAAATTTGTTCAACTCAGAAAAATTATTATTCTTCCCTCATACTTATGACTTTTAAAGTATAATGGGaccagaaaataattataaaaaattctGGATATATAAAATGGGAGCaacattaaatattttgtatttaaattgaaGCTAGTTTGTGACCTTAACCACGCTGACATTCTAAACTTATTAATAACACATCTTCTAGTCTCTTAACAGACTTCAAAGCATTCCTAAATTCTAAATCGGATACGACATCCTCGCACACTTGTATGCAAGCAGAATAACATACTGACAGAGAGCATACAGACGGAAGCTTTTGAACCTACAAAGCGCCTAAgttttatttaacttttgaaaCTAAACGGAATGAACGTCGTCAAGTTCTAAATGATTACTTCATATCTTGGTGTAATAGAGCGATTACTGGGACGGAACTGGTTGATTATTTTCCTAACAATGTGTGTGgtttatcattttgataaaatGCAGTCATTTACTTTCGGTATGTCATACGAACCGctcttttttaacattaaaaaaatcaaaataatcttttttgtTTATGAGCAACCCAAAgcacgccttcgggtgcgggattttctcgctgtgttgaagacccattggtggccttctgttgTGTTTTGTTCCTTGGTTTggatgttgtctcattgacatattccccattatattttcaattttatctattttgttttgttacataGTCTCACACAAGATATAAAATCGACGATTCTTTAGTGTACATTACCTTTTCATTTTCGAATATTTACAACAaccaataatatatataaaacttctgAAATAGTGGAAAtcgttaaattttaaaaatatctttgagGGGAATGGTGATTCATGGTTGCTCAGTTACAATGATATTTTTACCTTCAATGAAGATCTTTGATACGAATTTTCCCTCCTTTTCGTTCATG carries:
- the LOC139519555 gene encoding uncharacterized protein, whose protein sequence is MKANMSLATLLFSFFSLLLVYTEGCIRSSGNSNPDKLTYKVNNQTDPENHRLDCTDNETQALACLNGGSCFAVYVADRVVECACLNKYIGKRCEMIDPEIIFDQSAREKVVRIGFISGFTALIILLVIVILILIWCKIRRSKKSKDNTSKRNKTSDQESLEKESLTGTK